One segment of Leptodactylus fuscus isolate aLepFus1 chromosome 7, aLepFus1.hap2, whole genome shotgun sequence DNA contains the following:
- the TRMT5 gene encoding tRNA (guanine(37)-N(1))-methyltransferase: MRLLRQCYHSARLLNSYGIITFNKLVQNQFKQQICERSTLSTFQKHRHFSAMTEMKENFEDAGLFSPNPRVRGMLNLDREAFNKTIQVPVLKIRKEIINDVMKGLKNKLIHRPHIKRIIDDPEDENQKNVVLDPFIVTSEDSFDDHDRELFKQLDITPQVLQVDLQLTYENFKTDEILEAVLPKGQDVTSSFSRVGHIAHMNLRDHQLPYKNLIGQVILDKNPGLTSVVNKTNIIDSTYRNFQMEVLAGEDNMMTKVKENGFVYEFDFSKVYWNSRLGTEHDRIYGLLKTGDVVFDVFAGVGPFAIPAAKKGCIVYANDLNPDSYKSLVHNSKLNKLEDKVLTFNTDGREFIRLVIGLELLRFMRSFAYKRKQIHIIMNLPALALEFLDTFINLLPEKPYMKYILPTIHCYGFSKDDNPEKEVKERAEEVLGFPLKNYSVHLVRKVAPNKQMMCITFEVPGEVLFENQDDHKDEPASKRPRTDEDNKVEKSNPSIAF, translated from the exons ATGAG ACTTCTTAGACAGTGTTACCACTCCGCACGTCTCCTAAACTCCTATGGTATCATCACCTTTAATAAGTTAGTCCAGAACCAATTCAAGCAGCAGATTTGTGAACGATCCACACTCAGTACATTCCAGAAACATAGACATTTTTCAGCCATGACAGAAATGAAGGAGAATTTTGAGGACGCTGGCTTGTTCTCTCCTAACCCCAGGGTACGTGGGATGCTGAATCTGGACCGTGAGGCCTTTAATAAAACTATACAAGTTCCTGTTCTCAAAATAAGGAAAGAAATCATTAATGATGTCATGAAAGGTCTGAAGAACAAACTTATCCACCGGCCACACATAAAGAGAATTATTGATGACCCAGAAGATGAGAACCAGAAGAATGTTGTACTGGACCCCTTCATAGTCACATCGGAGGATTCGTTTGATGATCATGATCGTGAGCTTTTCAAGCAATTGGACATCACCCCCCAGGTTTTACAGGTGGATCTGCAGCTGACTTATGAGAATTTTAAGACTGATGAGATCTTAGAAGCTGTTTTACCTAAAGGACAAGATGTCACCTCCAGTTTCAGCAGAGTAGGACATATCGCTCATATGAATCTCCGGGACCACCAGCTTCCTTACAAAAACCTGATTG GTCAGGTCATATTGGACAAGAATCCTGGTCTCACTTCTGTTGTCAATAAAACCAACATAATTGACTCCACCTATAGAAACTTCCAGATGGAGGTGTTGGCTGGGGAAGATAACATGATGACAAAG GTTAAAGAAAATGGCTTCGTTTATGAATTTGATTTTTCCAAAGTCTACTGGAACTCCCGACTTGGCACAGAACATGATCGTATTTATGGCTTACTGAAGACCGGAGACGTGGTGTTTGATGTGTTCGCTGGAGTGGGGCCATTCGCTATTCCTGCTGCTAAAAAAGGTTGTATTGTTTATGCCAATGATTTAAACCCGGACTcgtacaaatcactggtacataACAGCAAACTGAATAAACTGGAGGATAAGGTCCTGACCTTCAACACTGATGGCCGGGAGTTCATCAGGTTGGTGATTGGGCTAGAGCTGTTGAGATTCATGAGGTCCTTTGCATATAAGAGAAAACAGATTCACATTATAATGAACTTGCCAGCGTTGGCCCTGGAATTCCTTGATACCTTCATAAATCTCCTACCTGAGAAGCCTTATATGAAGTATATCCTGCCGACTATTCACTGCTATGGCTTCTCCAAAGACGACAACCCAGAGAAAGAAGTAAAAGAGCGGGCAGAAGAAGTATTAGGATTCCCTCTGAAGAATTACTCCGTCCATCTTGTTAGGAAGGTGGCACCTAACAAGCAGATGATGTGCATCACTTTTGAGGTGCCTGGTGAGGTTCTTTTTGAAAACCAAGATGACCATAAAG ATGAACCAGCCTCAAAACGTCCACGGACAGATGAAGACAACAAAGTTGAAAAAAGCAACCCAAGTATAGCATTTTAG